One Oryza glaberrima chromosome 11, OglaRS2, whole genome shotgun sequence genomic region harbors:
- the LOC127754287 gene encoding histone H3.2, with translation MARTKQTARKSTGGKAPRKQLATKAARKSAPATGGVKKPHRFRPGTVALREIRKYQKSTELLIRKLPFQRLVREIAQDFKTDLRFQSSAVAALQEAAEAYLVGLFEDTNLCAIHAKRVTIMPKDIQLARRIRGERA, from the coding sequence aTGGCCCGCACGAAGCAGACGGCTCGGAAGTCGACCGGCGGGAAGGCGCCGAGGAAGCAGCTGGCGACGAAGGCGGCGCGGAAGtcggcgccggccaccggcggcgtgaAGAAGCCGCACCGGTTCCGGCCGGGCACCGTCGCGCTCCGGGAGATCCGCAAGTACCAGAAGAGCACGGAGCTGCTGATCCGCAAGCTCCCCTTCCAGCGGCTCGTCCGGGAGATCGCGCAGGACTTCAAGACGGACCTCCGGTTCCagagctccgccgtcgccgcgctccaGGAGGCCGCCGAGGCCTACCTCGTCGGGCTCTTCGAGGACACCAACCTCTGCGCCATCCACGCCAAGCGCGTCACCATCATGCCCAAGGACATCCAGCtcgcccgccgcatccgcggtGAGCGCGCTTAA